The sequence GTTCAGGATATTTTGAAGCTTTATAACAGTGTGAGTTCTAGTTTCTGTGAGGCAATGACAGATGCGAATTTAAGACTTTTTATTGCTGCTAAGTATAACTTACATAGAGAGAGAATAGAAAATAATTTAAATAAGTTTGTTGAAATCACTGTTAACTCAGTCATGAAAAAATACGATAGCAATCAAATTTTGTCATTAATACCGTTGCGGGAAGAGCCTGTAGCAGAACAAACAGCTACAGCACCTGAAATATTTAATAAAATCATTGACCCTATGAAATGTCATAGAGGAAAATATATTTATTCATTTTTTCTGAAGTGGTTAGATATTCTTGCAGCATCCCGTAAAGCAGGGAGCCTACCTTTTAGTGAACCCCAAAATATTAGATATAATCGAGCAAGTATTACGGATCGATCTCTTGCTAGTAGGTCAGAAATTCCCAATGGCTTAACCGCCTTTATTTTAAGAATTAAAGAACTTGAAGCAGCTTAAATTCATAGCAAGCGGAAACAAATGTTGCGTTTTCTCTTTGGAGCTTTGTATTCGCTTTACGCTTTAAGAGCGCCTTTCGATTAAAGTGTTTCATTGATTAAGCTATTTGCATTCAAGCTTCATTCTTGCGCGGGCGCCCCCCGACAGCGCGAACTTGCAATTCAATGCCTGCAGAGGTTGAGACGTAATCTTTAGTGCCGCCATGTTCTAGCTTGGGTGTAATCTCATGTAAAATTAGGATTGCCATATGAGCTTATCTTGCTGGTTCATCTGAGCGCATAAACAGTATTATCGACATTATTTCAGCGAGCATGGATAAATGACCTTGGTCTAAATCGTCAAAATGATTAACGTCACAGCTTATAGACCTTGCAACCCGGCCAGAAGCTGCTGCTACCAATTCCGAATCATCGACACCTCTTGCAGCACTTTGTTCTATGTAATGCCCCACCTGAGCAATTGAGATTGGCTTTTTGGTTATAGGGTCCAACCATATATTTTTGCTTTTACTCAATATTACGCTACCGTCTTTTGTATCTCTATGTTGTGAAGCTATGCTATTTTCATGATAGTGATAACTTATAGGTGGGTGCGTTTTGGCGATTTCATCAATCAAGATATTGAGATGATCTGCTAAGCTGTCTTCTTCGGCCTTGTAAAACTTGCCATCGGGAGTCAACTCCCAGTTTCCAGCAACGTGCGATAAAGGACGTAAGACTGCGTAATCAAGCCAGTCACTTCTAGCAAAAAAATCTACGGTACCATCGCAGTAGTCAGCATCTTTTTGTGTTACAGGCTGTGTGTGGATAATACTCATGTTTTGATACCAAATTGCTCAATATAGCGTTTATCCAAAACAAGAAAAGGCATTCCCCATTACAGGAAATGCCTTGTTCTTATGTTTTCTTTCTGAAAACAAATTACCACAATGGTAATATTGTCCTCCTAACTTGCTTGAAGCTGCCTTCGAGGGTGTCGTCTTCTCTTTGTTGGTACAATCGTACAATGAGTAAATAGCTACCAATAATACCGAAAACATTTACAATCCAATTTCCACCAAACCATTGCGAAGTCAGTAATCTTGTTGAGAAAGCTACTGATAAAATTACTATGACTAGCAAAGAAATTGCTATTTTAGTGGCTCTATTCGAATCCACATTGGTTAGCATTTTCATAGTTATTGCCATAGCAAAGTTTGATAAAGCAATGGTTAGCGTTAGCACCTTCATCACTTCGATGGTTTGATTGTAAGTTTGGATTT comes from Rickettsiales bacterium and encodes:
- a CDS encoding DUF4435 domain-containing protein; this encodes MRGFDESDNIFCTEGYSFENYLVTNIVLESILNDEFECSSEPEKVQDILKLYNSVSSSFCEAMTDANLRLFIAAKYNLHRERIENNLNKFVEITVNSVMKKYDSNQILSLIPLREEPVAEQTATAPEIFNKIIDPMKCHRGKYIYSFFLKWLDILAASRKAGSLPFSEPQNIRYNRASITDRSLASRSEIPNGLTAFILRIKELEAA